GACCACCCTGCACCCCGATGGATAGGGAGCTGCAAGTGCAGTGGGGCATCACTTCATCCCTGTGTCCCGGGAGAGCCGCCCCTCGCACCCCGcttctggctgcagcagcttccCCGTGTCCCCCGCCGGGGCCGGCTCCTGCCCATCTGTTCTGCTGCCAACATTGTCCTTGGCTCCAGCGGCTCTTCCCACCCGTGTCCTTCCCTGGATATTTATAGACAGCGCCGGACTCTGGCTGCATCTCCCCCGGCTGCTCTGCCGATGGGGTGTCCCCAGGACCCCAGTactccctggggtgctggggtgcccGGCAGCCTCTCAGGGCAACATGCTGCCCCCACGCCCCCCTAACCTGGggtctggggctgctgcaggaccCCTCTCACTCCCACCTCAGCTGGGTGACCCTTGGCTGGCACCCGGGAcccgctgccccagcccagggggatCCCCCGGTGTCACGCCACCAGCCAGCCAGTCCTGACAGCCGAGGGACCCCAGCCTGGGGGGCACCGGGGACCCTCCGCCGAGCCCCGCCGTGTGCTGCAGGATGGCTGCCCAGCATGCACACAGCTGAAGGGACCTTGGGGTGCCCACaggtgctgggggcagcagaAGCCTGGGGGTGCTAGGGGGCTGCATGTCTTGTTGGGGGTTCACAGGGCATCCTCGGGCACTGCAGTGCCTTGATGTGGCTCCTGCTTTGGGGTGCTGCCCCTCGCCCCCCTGGCACCCCTTCCACTCCTGGCCCTCGCCACCTATTGCATCCTGCACCCCTGCGCCCCCTGGCACCCCCGGCCAGGTCCCCCCCCCAGCAATGTCCCTGCAGCGGGGACGCCACCTCTGCCGGTTGCAGCTCCAGCACCTCTGGGTTTGGGTGGTTTTAAACCCGCCGCATGCTCCCCACACCCAGCTGAGCCCGGTGCCACTCAGCGCACCTCCCGCCCTGCCCCGTGGGGTCCCCGGGGACACGGCTGCTCCCCAGGGCCCTGCGGGGGGGactgttttgcaaagaaaacgCAAGACTGGGATTTAGAAATaaccttttggttttgggttgttctttttcttttttcacaaaGTAAAGCCCAGTTTGGGTTTATTTCGGCCAGGGAGCGGCTGGCTCCGGCTCCCGGCGACCCAGCGCCCGCCGGCATTTGGCTTGGGAAGAGAGAGAATATAAATCTAAAATAGGAACCAAAATGGCTTTCCaagaaaattcttatttttgccATCTCTTCTTCAACCTGATCtcatcaggaaaggaaaaaaaaatctgctgcagGACCGCCAGCTGTCCCAGAGGGGCTGAGGAAGAGCAGGGCAAGTGGGGTGGGTGCCCATGCCCCCCAAGCCTCGCAGATGATGGGGGGAAACAGGTTGAAACCAGGTCAGATAGGTGCAAACTGGGTCAGCAAGGTCTCAGCTAGCTCAGTCAGGCCGCAGACAGATTCCTGCCATGATGCAACGAGGGCGGCTGCGTCCTGCTCTGGGGGGCTGGCCTGGggtcccccccccagccccaggaacCCTGGCCAAAGAGACAGTGTGGCTGCAGGACAGAGAGGGCATGGGGGCCACGGGGTGCCGCGTCCCGTGGCCCCACTGCTTCTGTGGGTCCTGCCAGTCCCGCCAGTCCCCGGCAGCTGGGGGCAAGCAGGGCGGCCAGGGCTGGGCACCGGCACCGGGGCGGTTTGGCCGGGCAGGGGCCGGGGGTGCTGGCTGCGGCCACCCGGCGCTGGGGGGGTGGCGGGCGAGGAGCCAGCGGCAGCACCCGATGAGAAACGAGGATGCGTTGGGCATCGCAGGCAGTTAGTGCTTGGCCTGAGCGGGGCAGCCCCCACGAGCCGGTGGGACCCCTTGGTGGGGGCCAAGACGCCGGGGTCTCCCCGGGGGTTCCCTCCCCAGCACTGTGGCTCCCTCGTGTCCCCGCGGCCCACGGACCCCTCGTGTCCATGCAGTGATGGGTGGGGCAGCGGGGCGGCAGTTACAGCCCCCGTCGAGGGTGACCATCCCATGGAGGGAGCTCGGTCTCCCATCACCCTCATCCAGTTCCTTCTCCCAccgccctgctcctgctcccaccgccctgctcctgtccccatcatcctgctccttctccccctgctcccatCGCCCTGATCCTGCTCCCACCCCTCTCCCGCCTCCCCAACCTCACGCCGCTTGCTCCAAGCCCCGCAGACCCCGTCGGGGGTcccgctgcctgctgctgcctgcaccgtCGCTGAGCCCCCCCACACCCTGGGGCACCCCAGCCGCTGCGGCTTGGCGTGAGGAAACCCTCTGGGCTGCATTTGCGGCCAAAGCGGGGAGAAAAAGCTGGAGGCTGAAGGCCTGGTGTTCGTTTGTGACCCGCCTGGCATCCCACGCCGTGCGAGCAGCCCCGGCGCTGCAGCGGCCGGCTTCCTGCTGCGGGCAGGCGCTGCCTGCCATGGCCCCGCTGCTCCCCGACGCTGTGGCCCCGTTCACAGGCTGGAGACCTGGGGATTGCCCCCCAACCCCCCGCCGTAGAAGCACTTTTgcagtggggaaactgaggcacggcaCTGCGGGGCGGCTTCGGCAGCGTTCGGGCCGAGCCCCCGGCTCGTCCTGCCTGTACCTGGGGGTGCAgcggtgcaggcaggcagccaggcagggcgGGGGTCACGGCGCACCCGGCCCCGCCATGGGCAGGAAGCCGGGTGTCAGGGCGGGAAGAGGAAGAGCGACTTCCCCATCCGAGGGGGCAGGGTCCGGCCCAGCGGGGGCTCAGGGTGGGGGGCATGGCCCCTTCGCCCTTCCCAGGCACGCTGCCTTGGCCATGTAGCCCCGGGGGACTCTGGGGAAGAGCATTCccccccagcccggggctcTGAGCCGATGCGGCATCCCCGGCACCTCCGCTCCCTCCCCATCGCTGCGGCAGGTGAGCTGCGTGAGCCGCTGCCCCGGCCGAGGCAACCCTCCTGCTGCAATAAATcctgccaggcagctgctgcaccAGTGGCCGGAGCCCCCCATGGGTGGGCACCCTCCCACGCCGGCACCGTGCGGTGCCCCCGCgcctcggctcggctcggcagCGCCTGgctccagcctgcagcaggaaggggagCAGGATGCGGCCCTTAATGGCAATTGCAGAGGGAACCTGAGGAAGGCAAACAGGGAAAAGCGCGCCGGGCTCAGGGATAAACACAGCTGCTGGAGCGGACGTCAGCCCCGAGGGGCCACGCCAGCCGCTGCTCTCCGGCCCGGCTGCGGCACCAGCCCGGCCTCTGCCCCATCGGGGCCGgcaccagccctgctctgtgtgtgcagcaCCAGGGCTGGGCATGTGGCAGCAGCCCACACGCTCCCACAGCCCAGATCTGCCCCTGGCTGCGTGCCCTGCTGCCCTCCATCCTGCACCGGGCTCGAGGCACGGCATGGCACACCATGGCATGGCACGGGAGggcatggcatggcacggcATGGCGTGGCACGGGGCGCTGCGGCAGCCTGGCTACCCTGGGAGCGCAGTCCTGGGGACGATGCTGTCCCCGTGCACGCCAGTCACGGTGGCACACATGTTTGCCCTGGATCAGGGATTGAAGTTCCCCGTTGGGGGGGGGGTCTCCGTGCTGCTGCGCACCGTGGGGGCTGTCAGGGGGGCACGCCTGGCCGGGAAGCTCACCCAGACTGCGGGATGGAGGGTGAACCGAGTGTGAGCTGCCCCTCTGCACCCTCCATGTGTCCGAGGAGGGGGGACCGCGGtgaccccagccctggcacGTCCCCCTCCCCTgaccttctcccctccctgcaggcTGCTGAAAGGGGACGCGAGGGACGCCAAGCCGCGGGGATGCAGAGCATCAAGTGCGTGGTGGTGGGCGACGGGGCAGTGGGGAAGACTTGCCTGCTCATTTGCTACACCACCAACGCCTTCCCCAAGGAGTACATCCCCACCGTCTTCGACAACTACAGCGCCCAGAACACGGTGGATGGAAGGACTATTAACTTAAACCTGTGGGACACGGCCGGCCAGGAGGAGTACGACCGCCTCCGGACGCTTTCCTACCCCCAGACCAACGTCTTCATCATCTGCTTCTCCATCGCCAGCCCGCCCTCCTATGAGAACGTCAAGCACAAGTGGTACCCGGAGGTGTGCCACCACTGCCCCAGCGTGCCCATCCTCCTCGTTGGCACCAAGAAGGATCTGAGAAACAACCCCGAGACCATGAAGCGGCTCAAGGAGCAGAACCAGGCGCCCATCACCACCCAGCAAGGCATCAGCCTCTCCAAGCAGATCCGCGCCGTCAAGTACCTGGAGTGCTCGGCGCTCAACCAGGAGGGCATCAAGGATGTCTTCACCGAGGCGGTGAGGGCCGTGCTCAACCCCGTCCCGGCCAAGCCCAAGAAGCCCTGTGTCCTCTTGTGATGGGGCTGCTGGTGACCAGCGAGAGACTatcctgcccctgccccggtgccccccagagcccccctgCCCACGCCAGTGCCTCCCAGAGCTTCGCTGCCCACCCGGGGACGGCGGGTCCGGGGCCGCCAGCCTGAAGCTGCCAGCTTTAATAATACAGACCTGATTTGCACTAACTGGCCGTCTGCCCCGGGGGCAGCCGGGCTCCCCTAGCCCCGTgggacccccaccccggccctgGCTGTCAGCGTTTGCTTTTGGGCGAGCCTCTCTGGTCCCGGCGCAGAGCAACGCTTCCTGAGAAGGGGATACCCAGGGTGGCTGAACCCCCGTCTCCTGACCTGAGCACCCCACAGAGAcctgccccccccaccctgaGCACTCCATGGGGAcctgccacccccaccccctgcaccagcacgGCTGCACAAGGCATGGGGGGAGGCCCTCAGCCCCCCTGTGCCAGCCCTGGCGCTCAGCCACCCCCGAGCATCCCCCTACCCCGGCGCTGGCACGGCCCCATCCTGCCATGGGGTCCCGGCAGCCACACTGGGGGTCTCCTGGGGGGGTTGCTTGGGGTGAGCCCAGCCTGGTGCAGCATCGCCGGCTCCCCGGGGCCGTGGTGAGAGTGGAGCCGGCTCTGCCAGAGGCGCGTGTTCCCGCGCCGGCCGGTGCcggggctctgcagggcagtGGGACTTGCCTGTAACCAGCCACTCCCTgagttgctttttcttaaataaagagACCTGCCCAGGCTGCCCGTCTCCTGTGCTCTCCCACGCGCCCCTGCCTTCCCTGAGCACGGGGACACCCCTGCAGCCACCTGGGGGTACACGGGTGCCCCCATCCTGAGCTGGGCCAGGACCCCTCGCCCTGCCAGGGCTGAGCCGGGAGCGCTGGTCGCAGCACCGCTGCCTGCTGGGGGTCTCGGCCAGGGGCAGGGGCCTGTGGTTGGGGTAAGCCCAGGGTGCCCCTGCCATGCCAGCCCCAAACCCCGGCCAACCCCATGACCACTCGGGGCCTGCGCTGAGCTCCCCTGCGGGGGGCTTGTGGACACTGCAAGGGATAGGAATGGGGACATTGCTGGGGTGGGCAcagggggctgcaggagtgAGGTCCGCTCCCTgggagccccccccccccggccatCCCAGCTCCGGCTCTGCCCTGTCCTGCTCCActccagagctgcaggcagaggccaGAGCCCCGTGTCCCTGCGCCCGGGGTGTCCTGGGGGGACACCGCAGCCGAGCGCTGAGGCTGACGATGGCGGCAGCGAGGGACCGGCAGCACTCCTGGATGCTCGGCCGCGCTCGCCAGCCCCCGTGGGCCGCCGGCACGTGCTggccggtggccggatccggcgaGGCCTGGCAGGGCCCCCGCTGCCGCGCAGCACACGGGCCCCTTGTCTGGCCCCGGAGCCTTCCTGCAGGAAGGGCAGACCCGGCGCCTGCCACAAGCCGCCTTTGTTCCCTGCTGCCATTTCCCGGCCAGAGCCGGGGGCCGCTGGGGGCTGGCGTGGGCAACGGTGCCGCGAGGCAGGGTGGCTCCGGCCACGTCCCGTCCCCGTCCCTCTCCCAGGGCCATGCCTTGGTACAGCATCCCAGGGACTGGTGCAAAGCGTGGGCACCCCCCCCGGACCCCACAACGCTGGGATGTGGCCCTGGCTCATCCCTGGGGGGGCTGCACGCCAGTGGGCTtgcaggtccctctgcaccGAACCCTGCTCCTTCCGTGGGGGATCCCCACGGGCACATCCTGCTCCCACTGCACGGTCCCGTGAGGGTTGTATCCCGctcccactgcagcagcaggatctgGCCTTCATCCCCACTATcgggggctgtgctgctgggagggtCCCTACTTTGGGGCCAGGGCTGTAGGAGGGGTTACCGGCACCCGAGGGGCTGTGGCACCCCACAAGCTCCCGTGGGCAGGGCTGACGGCACAGCCGTGGGAGCCACGGCGTGGGGCTGCACAGGGTGGAGCTGGGACGTGCTCTTGGGAGGACCCTCGGGATGCCCCGGGGTGCCACAGCAGGGACGTTCCCAtgcctggggcaggagctggctggagGTCTCCTGCCCAGGCACCAACGCAGAGCCCCATCCCCAGGACTGGCAGGGTGCTGcaccccccgggggggggggggcgagaTACCACCCTAGTGGGGTACGGCGGAGGAGTGGGTGCTGGGACGAGGCAGGGGCCCTGGGGTGGGATGCTGGGAGAGGCAGCGGGATGCGGCCCTGCCCTGGTCCCGGAACAGCGAGATGAGCTCATGGCtgttcccctcccagctgctccctggccCGGCTGCAATGAGGTCAGGGCCCCGCCACGGCCCCACCGCCCTGCACGGGgcagagggaaactgaggcgcgggcagctcccctgcccagcaccgTGCCCCGTACCCCAGCTGCGCCCACCTCAGCCCTCCTGGCACTGGGCTCCGCACCCCGCCTTGCGCTGGTCGCCGGCCCCGCTGGCCCCGCAGCATCCGCAGCATCGTCAGCGGCCCCCGGGGCTGGGTGGGGAGCGGAGCCGCCAGCTGCGGGGTGGACTCAGCGTGGGAGCACTGTgcctccagcccagctccctggccggctcccagcctcctccagctccgCTGAGCCTGGGCCAGCCTCGCTCAGCACCCGCGAGTCCATGTCCCGCACCCCAGCACCCGGGACTCACATCtcacagcccagccccagcactcAGGGTCCACATCCCACACCCCAGCGATCCACAtcctgcaccccagccccagagatctgcaccctgcagcccagccccagcacccgGATCCACACCCCACGCCCCAGCACCCTGGGTGCATGTTCTGCACCCCAGCTTCAATACTTGGGATCTGCATCCCacaccccagccctggccctcCACACCCCAGTCCCAGCACCTGGGGTCCACATCCTGCACCCCAGCCCAAACCCCACCTGGGCCGGAGTCCCGGGAAGAGATGGGCCCCCTGGTTGGGCCGGGGCCGTGCACTGGCTGGGCTGGGTGGAAGTGGCATAGAGTTTGCTGAAGGCTCACAAAAATATCCAGTGCTTTATTTCAACTTCAAAACCAAGGGGCCGATGCTGCCGGGGGGGCAGCATGCCACACGCATGCAGACAGGGGAGATGGATGGAGCCCGGCACGGCGCGGTGGGGACACTCACGATGGACACGTTGCACAGCAGGACCCGCTCGAGGGTCAGCCAGGGCCACCAGCCAAGGCGCCGCAGCTCCTGCTGGAGTCTCTGCCCAAGGCCCGGGAGCTGGGACATCCCAGGGGACTGTTGGTGGTGGCTGCTTTCACATGAAGGGCAGTTGCAGGGACCTACGATGGTCCTTGACGGCCGAGCGTGGGATGGGGTGAGCCCTGGCAAGCAGAGCTCCCCACATTCAAGACAGTTCCTGGTGCTGACAGGCTCGGccctctccccctgcctgcAACCTCTGCCTGCAGTCCCTGCCCATTCCTCTTCCAGAGAGCCCCCAGGGGCGAGCCTGTGCTACCTCTCCAAGCACAGCACCAGCTCCCCGAGCCCTCCTGGGCCATGGCCCCTGCGAGCCAGAGCAACGGCAGCCCCCTTCCACTAGCGCTGCCCAGCCTGGCCATGCACGCGGAGGAGCTGGGGAGCCTGGgggtgctgccagcacccagctccCACCCAGACAGCCCCACCGCCATGCCAGCCCCCTGCACCCTGGCAGCCAGCGCCCTCCTcccggggcagcagcagcactgctgaaccccagcagctcccagctcaaGCCCTACGGCACAGAAGCCATGCGGATGTCAGAGCGAGGACCTCCAGCACCAGCCCACTCACCCCTCCTCCCCAAGCCGGGCTTGAACCCGAGCTCAGCGCCCCTGCAAGCACCCTTTGCTTGCTGGAGGGGGCTTCTGGGAAACGCAGAGCAGGAGACTGTGGATGCTCTCGGCATCTGCTGTGCCCTGTGCACACAGTCCAGCACGTCCCATGCACCTTGCTCCCATGCAGTCTGTGCACGGATTGGCACCTTTGAAGACGCTCCCCTCCAGGCCACACAGGTGTGGACAGGCCgggaccctgccccagctccagaGGGGAGAGCAGGGCCCAGTGGCAGCCCCCGGCTGCAGCTCCCGGGCTCACCCCGGGCTCAGGAGGTGCCTGGACCCAGCCCCAGGTGCTGCAGCAAAGGCTTTCCAAGAAGTCAAGGCTCTGGGCTGCTCTGCTTTGGGGGTGCAACCAGAGAGATGCAGGGGCAGCAAGTGCTCCTTCTCCCGAGGCTCCCTTAAGCTTCAAGGCCTGAAAGGCCACCAGTCCTTTTTGAGGACCTTGGCCAAGGAACCCCAGCCTGGAGGAGGAACCAGGCGAAGCAGGGCCAGGGCTAGGCTGGCCCTCCGTGCATCCTGCTCCGCTCAGAGCATCCTCCGAAGAAACAGGCAGCAGGAACCTGCCCCCCTCCTCTGTCCTCCTGCCCATCCCAGTAGCCAGCAGGGAGCCACGGCAGGGGATACTGGCCTCGAGGGTCTCTAGAAAGAGCCACCAGCTCCCCCGTAAGAGAGCTCCAGGTGCAGCCGGGTACCACACTCAGACACTTGCGGGGCCCAGGACCCCGGGACAATGCTTGCGGCAGCTCCACAGCGAACATCCTGgcaccagccctgggggcagcaggagagggaaggggctccctgcctcccccagggGAAGAGCAGTCCCTGCCTGGCACCGGCACCGCGGCGGACACGTGGCTGGCTAGAAGTGCTTGTCCTCCAGCAGCGAGCTCACCACCAGCTCCTTGTTGCCGAAGTCCCAGAAGGCAGTCATGTGGAAGGCCATGTTGGAGAGGACAACCAGGTACTCCAGGAAGGCAAAGATGGTGTACACTGGTGGAGAAAACACAGCGGGTGAGGGGAACCTGGGGCACCTACCAGGGCAGCAGGGCATGGGGCGGGGGGCTCATCCCCTGCTTGAACCCAGGTGGGAGCAGAAGGGCAGCCAGGCACCATCCCTTGTCCCTCGCCCCTCCCAGGGGAGCTCTCCTGGCCTCTGGCCGGGGTTTGGCAGGCAAGGAGTCACCCTGGCTCCTTCCCCACGCGCATCCCCCAGGCATGGCCGAGCAGTGGGGGGACcgaccccagccctgctccagcccccttACCTCCAGGGCCACAGTACCAGTTGTGGTGGAAGTAAACGCACACGGCAAACGCAAACGTGATGAAGGTGAAGAAGAAGAGCAGCTGCTTCCACTTGTACGACTTGCGCTCCTGGAAGAGGCCAAGAGTTGGGTCACAGCCCCGGCCAATGCCTGGTGCCTGCTCCATCCCTCCTGCCCGGCACAGCAGGGACCCTCCGAGGCCGCAAGCAGCTCAGCCCTCCCCTGTGGACACGGAGATgccacccccatccccagggaagcTCTGCCCTGGCCCCGGGAGCCCCTCTGCACCCTGGCTCCTTGGGCACAGCCGCCAGGTAGGGACCACGGGCCGCACCAGCTGCTTTGGCAGGGCTGTGACCTGGGCACACGCCGGGGGATCGCTCCTGCGCACAGATAAACCGAGCTGCTGCCCGGGCTCCCCGCGCCGGGGCGTGAGGCAGCCCCGAGGGCAGGCTGCCGTGGGGGGCTGCGGTGTGCCACCAGCTCCCAACCCGGCTATTCCCCCCAGGACTCGCTGCCGCAGCCGAGGGGCGATGGGAGCCACGGGGGCCTCCGGCACCGTGTGACGCCAACAAGCCACGCGGCCCCCGGCAAACGCGGGCGACCCCGGAGGCAGAAACACCCAGCTGCCCGCGGTGGCGCGGGGCTGCACATGGCACAGGGGGCCCTCGCAGCTCCCCAAAGATGGGCCAACGGCTCTACCAGACGGTAGATCCTCTGGCTGTGGCCAGGGCGGCTGCAGGTGGCCCCGGGTCCCCTGGGCGCTGCCCAACCGCCCCGGCACGGGGAATTCACCGGCGTGTGCAGGCGGCGGCAGCCGGCGCTGCACCCCCTCGCTCGCAACTGTGCCGGGGAGGAGGAAACCACATGAAGGGGCGGCAGCTGGGGCAAGCGCCGTGCTGGAGACATCGCACGAGCCGCCCTGGCACCGGGGGGCCCCATCCTGGCCCCCAGCACCACCTTCGACAGCGCAatgggcaggagcagagcacagggctgctgccagcagccccccgcacccccaTCAACGCACggcttgctgcttctgtgctggaAGAGTCCATCCTCCCCCGCAAAGGGGGCAGCCCAGGGGCCAGCCCTCCCCCACAACGCACCACCCCGTCTGCAGGCTACCCAGTGCCCCCCGaagctgggggctgcaggtgcagcAGCCCCCCCAGGAGCCGCAGGGCTGCGGTGGGTAACAGCTCCagccctcttcctctcctctctcatCACACTGAGCATCATGGATAAAGAAACCTAAAGCCCTGGGGTGAGCAGGGAGCCCCTGTGGCAGAGGAACCTCCCACCACAACCGGACACCAAGGAGGATGCAGGGGAGAGCCCAGCATCTCTATGGCAGCACAGGCCACCGACACACCAAGCCCTGGAGCAGGGGGGCTGGAAAGAGGGGGCTGGGGATGCCACAGACGGCCCAGACACAGGCTGTTATTCCCATCCCTGGTGGGAGGGGAATTTCCCCCTCATCTGACGTTTCTcgtgagacaaaaaaaaaatccattttcaggGACTGTTGAGaataaggaaaatttaaatTGCCCCATCACACTTTCCattacccccccccccccccccaagaaaacACACCGGCAGGCTCAGCCAGCCGCCCTGCGAGCACAAACAGGTCACAGCAGGGAGGAAAACCCAGAGAGGAAGGGCAGCCTCGCGGTCGCCTTCGCCATCTGGGGGCACGGGGACGATGCCACCTCCGCCCCACGGGGCCCGGGCAGGTCCTTTCCCACTCGGGCTGATGAGGGTccttctccccagcagctcccggGACCCTCTGGAGCAGGGCTTCccgcaggcaggagcaggcagccctgcctgcagcccaccAGGAAGCAGGAGGCGGCTGGTGCTCAGCCGTGAAGGTGCAGGGCCAGCAGCGCGGGGTGGGGCGAGCAGCGGTGCCAACCCAGGAGTTAAATAACAATAAGCAGCCAGGGCCGAGGCGTTATATAAAGTTTCACACCGGAAAAACGGGTCACAAAACAGCCTTGTTTTCATCCAGGTTCCACGGCAGCGGAAACGGTTGCGCTATGAAACGGCAGCAGCGTCCCGCTCGTCGCAGCAAGGTGAGCGGCAGCTCCCCGCTGTGCTCCCCACCGCGCCGCAGGGCACCCCGCTGTGCTGCACTTGCA
The Phalacrocorax aristotelis chromosome 1, bGulAri2.1, whole genome shotgun sequence DNA segment above includes these coding regions:
- the RHOG gene encoding rho-related GTP-binding protein RhoG, whose translation is MQSIKCVVVGDGAVGKTCLLICYTTNAFPKEYIPTVFDNYSAQNTVDGRTINLNLWDTAGQEEYDRLRTLSYPQTNVFIICFSIASPPSYENVKHKWYPEVCHHCPSVPILLVGTKKDLRNNPETMKRLKEQNQAPITTQQGISLSKQIRAVKYLECSALNQEGIKDVFTEAVRAVLNPVPAKPKKPCVLL